The nucleotide sequence GCGGCGGTGGCCACGTGGATCGGTCCCCATACGCCCTTGCCCTGCATGTCACCTTCCTTGACGATCAGCACGCAGGTGTCCTCGTCGCGGACGAGGGTGGCGTCGATGTGGTCGAAGCCGGGATCGAAGAGCAGGGCGGGCGGGCTGAACGTCTCGAAGTCCTTCGTCGTGACATAGTACGTGCGGTTGTTCATCCGGTCGGCCGAGACGGTCTGCGGGAAGCGGCCCTCGACGTCGGACGACCATGTGATGATGTACTCCTGGCGGGCCGCGTCGTAGAACGTTTCGGGGGCCCAGCAATTCCGCGTCCCCGGCGTCTGTTCCATCAGGGGCAGATACCGCTGGTCCGACCAGTTCACCAGATCGCGCGAACTGGCGTAGCCGATCCCCTTGTCGTTCCATCCGGTCGTCCAGACCATGTGGAACAGGCCGTCGGGCCCCTGCAGCACGTGCGGATCGCGCATCAGCCGGCTGCCGACCGTCGGGGTCAGGAAGACGCCGTCGATCTGCGTCCAGCGGTACCCGTCGTCGCTGACGGCCAGGTGCAGTCCGTCGCCGTCGCCGCGAAACGAGGTGAACAGATAGACGGTTTCAGTCGCCCGCGCGGTATCCGCATTCGCTGCGCCGGCCAGGAACAGCGCGACGCATCCTGCCCAAAGAAGACGATCAAGTGTCCTGTCGCATCTGCTCATGGTCGGCTCCTTGCACCGGCGTTTGTCGGATGACCGTGCCCCGCGCTGCCGCGAGGCGGTTTTGCCCCGGCCATCCTATCGCAAGCCCCCGGCCGTGACAAGTCGGTTCGCGGCGTGGTGGACGCCAGGGATCGGGCGCTCTTGCCCGGCCGATAGGGGACTTGCTGTTCCGGCGGCTGGCGTGCAGGAGAATCTCTGGTGGCTTCTGTGGAGCGGGACGATAGAATGGGCGTCGAAAATACGATCCAAAAGGGGCCTGCGATGCGTAGTAAGGCAGGACAAGAGAGTGTTTTGGCGATGGGGCCGCGACGGCGGCGATTCGATGGCAGTGATTTCAGTCAGTCATATCAGCAAGACGTTCGATCGCGTGTGTGCGGTCTGCGATCTGAGCTTTGCGGTCGAGGCGGGGAGCTGTTTCGGTCTGCTCGGTCCGAACGGGGCGGGCAAGACCACGATGATGAAGATGATCTACGGCAAGGCCGCCCGCGATAAGAAGTGCAGCGGGGCGATCGAGGTGTTCGGATTCGATCCGGCCCGCGATGAGCTGGCGATCAAGTACCTCTCCGGGGTGGTGCCGCAGGAGAACAACCTGGACGAGGAACTGAACGTCGTTCAGAACCTGCTGGTCTATGCGAAGTTCTACGGCCTGGCGAGGCGTGTGGCGAGGGAGCGGATCGAATCGCTTCTGGCGTTTCTGGAGCTGTCGGAGAAGGCTGGGTCGAAGATCCGGGAATTGTCGGGGGGGATGAAGCGGCGGCTGGTGATCGCCCGGGCCCTGTTGAACGAGCCGAGGCTGTTGATCCTCGACGAGCCGACGACCGGGCTGGACCCGCAGGTGCGGCATCTGATCTGGGAAAAGCTGCGGCGGCTGCGCAACGGCGGAACGACCATCCTGCTGACGACGCACTATATGGAAGAGGCGTTTCAGATCTGCGACCGGGTCCTGATCATGGACAAGGGCCGCAAGGTGATGGAGGACCAGCCGCAGAGGCTCATGGAGCAAAACATCGAGCGGTATGTGCTGGAGGTCTCGCAGGAGCAGGCGGCCGCGGTGATCGGCGGCCGGGAACTCCCTGCGGCGGTCCGGGCCGATGACGCCCAGGGGATCAGTCGGTTCTACAGCGACGATCTGGACGGTCTGAAGGTCGTCGCCGCCATGCTGGACGGCCATCCGTACTACCTGCGCCAGGCGAACCTCGAAGACGTGTTCCTCAAGGCCACCGGGAGGGCGCTCAATGAGAAGCAATGAGGCGGTTCGCTATCCGGGTCTGGCGTGGAGGCTCTACAGCGTCTGGTATCGCCACATGCGCGTCTACACCAAGAACCTGGCGAGCAACGGTCTGCCGCCCTTTCTGGAGCCGCTGCTGTTTCTGGCGGGGGTCGGACTGGGTCTGGGCCGGTACATCACCGAGTCGATGGACGGGATGAGCTACCTGACGTTTCTCGGCACGGGGCTGCTGGTGACGACGGCGATGTTCACGGCGTCGTTCGAGTGCACCTACGCCACGTTCATCCGGCTGGAGTTCGACAAGGTCTACGACGGGATGCTCGCGGCGCCGATCACCGTCAACAACCTGATCGTCGGGGAGATTCTCTGGGCGGGGACCAAGGGCCTGTTCTTCTCGTTCGCGGTGCTGTGTATCCTGACGCCGTTCGGAATCGTGCATTTTCCGCAGGCGCTGTCGGCGCCGCTGGTCGGTTTCCTGACGGGGGTGATGTTCGCGTCGATGTCCCTGCTGGTGACCTCGTTCGTCAAGACGATCAATCACTTCAACTTCTACATGACGGGTTTCCTCTCGCCGATGTTCTTCTTTTCGGGGGTGGTGTTTCCCATCGGCAATCTGCCGCGACCGCTGCAGTGGATGGCCGAAGTGGTTCCGCTGACGCATTCGGTTCGGCTGGTTCGGGCGGCGTGTGTGGGCCGTTACGAGGTCGCCCTGCTGGCGGACCTGGCCTACATTGCGGTCTTCGTGGCGGTCTTCGGCACCCTGGCAGTCCGTCGGCTTCGCGGCCGGCTGGTGAGTTGACCGACGGCTGGCACTCCGGCGTTCCAGTGATCCGCATCGCTGGGGGGGCGCCGTGACGCCGGTGGCCTCGTGGCGGCTCGCCTTGGGGCGGGCCGCGATGGGATCACTCGGCGCAATGGATTCGGCGACCAACGATCAGCAGCACGAGCAGGACGGTTGCGGCGCCGAGGGTCAGGCCCCACGTCGACGCCAGGCCGAGGCTGCAGGGGATGTAGGCGACGACCAGGGCGATCGCGGCGACGGCGAGGCTGTACGGCAACTGGGTGCGGACGTGCTCGACGAGGTCACACGAGCTGGCCACCGAACTGATGATCGTCGTATCGGAGATGGGCGAGCAGTGGTCTCCGAAGATGGCGCCGTCGAGGATGGCGCCCAGGCTGATCGTCGTCGTCAGCCCGTAGGCGTTGCCGTCGAGTGCGAAGGCGATGGGAATGGCGGTGGGGATCAGGATGGCCATCGTGCCCCAGCTCGTCCCCGTCGCAAAAGACGTCAGCGAGGCCACCAGGAACAGCAGGGGGGCGAACCAGTGGGGCGGGATACGCCCGGCGAGCAGACCGGTGAGGAAGTCGCCGGTGCCCAGATGCTGGCAGCAGTGCTTGAGCGACCAGGCGAGGACCAGGACGATGGACGGCAGCAGCGCGCGCCGCACGCCGCGGACCACGCAGCCGGGCAGAGCCGAGGGGGCAAGCGAGCCCGACAGTCTTCCGCAGAGAGCGGCCAGCACCATGCCGAACAGCGCGGCGCACATGAGGATGAAGTGGCTGTGCTCCGAGGCGCTGATGACCTCACGCCAGTAGTCCCAGCTCAGGGGTGAACCGCCGTCGGCCAGTCTGGCCGGCCCCGCGCCGTCGATCCAGAGGCCCGTGATGTGGAAGGCAACCAGGCCGCCGAGGGGCAGCAGGGCGTTGAGGGCCCGGCCGGCCACCAGCGGCTGGACCGCCTGCTCCGTATCCGCCGTACCGACGCCGCCTTCGGCGGGCATTCGCCGCTCGGCCGTTCGCATGGGACCGAAATCGCGACCGGTCAGAACGTGCGCGAAAACGAAGACGAGCATCAGAAGGCAGTAGAAGCGATAGCTCAGGGCGTCGAAGAACATGGCGTAGCCCGTCTTGCCCATGCCGAGGTGCACGCTGACGTCGGCGAAGAGGCCGACCTCGTACGCGATCCACGTGCTGACGACGGCCAATCCGGAGACCGGGGCGCTTGTGGCGTCGACGAGGAACGCCAGCTTGGCCCGGCTGGTGCGGAAGCGGTCGGTGATGGGCTGCATCATCGACCCGACGATGATCGCGTTGGCATAGTCGTCGATGAAGCAGAGCAGCCCCATCGTGGCGGTGGCCAGTTGCGCGGACTGGCGGCTTCGCACGCGCCGCAGCAGCCAGACGACGATGCCCGCGAAGCCTCCGGACGCGACGACGATCTCGACCAGGGTGAAGATCGGCGGGATGAACGAGAGGATCAGCAGGTTGGTCCCGCTGGACAGGGTGGTCGTGAGGTACGACGCGGTGGCGACGACGCCCTGGGTCCAGGCATGTCCGCTGGCCGGGGCCTGGGGGACGGCGCTGAGGAACCCTCCGACGAGGATGGCGACGCCAAGGCTGAGCATGACGTGGCGCGTCAGGAAGGCCAGCACGATCGCCAGCAGCGGCGGGGCGATGCTGTACCAGGCGGCATGGGTCTCGGCGTTGTCGGCCCGGCCGGACCATGCGGCCAGCGCGCACACACCGGCAAACACCGTCACTGCCACTGCGATCCTGGCGGTCCCGTCTGCCTTCAAAGCGTCCTCATGCCGTATCTGTCCATTGGTCGTCGTGTCGCCGGCGATCCGGCGGCCCCAACGTGTCATGTCCGAGGTATTTTCGGCTAAGGCGTGATGAACGCAAGAGCAAAGACGGATTCTCGTGCACTTGCCGGGCAGGGCCCGATATTTCGCGGCTGCGTTCACCTTGCAGGCGTCTTCGGGGCGTCGCGGCGTGGCGTAACGGAGGGTGAATCGGCGTTGTGTTGTGTAAAATCTGTGGTATTAGTACTGATAAAGGCGTTTTGTGCTTGCGTTTTTCGCCGCGTGTCGGTATAATGTGTCGTGGTTTGGGGCGGTGTTGGGGGCCGTGGAAGGTGGGTTCCCCAAGGCTCGGGCGCGTGGTGGATGTGGAGTGCACTATGAAGAAGGCTCTTGTCGCGTTGCTCTTGATCTCTGTTGTCGCGGGTTGCACGTCGACCAATCGCAAAGGGCTGATTGCCGCCGGGTATGCCCCGGAGTACGTCGACGGCTATGTCGACGGCTACTCGGCCGGCTGTCATACGATCGGCCATCCCTTCTACCGGTTCACGCGAGATACCAACCGATACAAAGAGGATCACCGTTACAAGAAGGGTTGGGAGGACGGTTTCCTCATCGCCCGATCCGACTACACCGCCGTGTGGTAGGCGCCGATTCGTTCGGTTGCGTCACTGATCCGCGTTCGTATTCTGCCGAAATCCCCGTCGGCGGTTCCCACTGATTTGGCATCAGGCCAAAGATAGACTACACTTTTCTTGGGAGGTCTCCGGTCTTCGATGGGATGGCCTCCGGTTCCGGTCTCTGGCCCAGGTCGAGGTCATAGAGGAACCGTATCCAGGCATTACATCCAGCGTGGGCTGGACAAATCGGTTGGTGGCACGCGCTGCTCCGCCGCCTCAAGCGCGTGCCGCCATTTTTCTGCGCATCGCCTGATCGCTTCGAAGCGGTTTCGGTACGTCCGGTCGCGACGGCCGACGGCGAAGGTAGGGAAAGAGCCGCGTGGGGTCTCTCACGCGGCCCAATCGTGCGGTGGGTTCATCGAGGGGCAGGCGGCAAGGGCCTGCCGAAGAGCAGGCTACAACAGGACGACCTGATCCTCTTCCTCGGAATACTCCTTCGACTCGTGTTTGTGCGGCTTGACCGAGGCGGTCTGCTGCTGCTCGACCTGCGGGGTCTCCAGCGGCGACCAGCGGCTCCTGGCCTTCTGGACGATCTGGATGAGCCGGCCGATCACCGAGTCGGGCGTGTCGTCGAACGGGTCCACAACCAGGCCCTTCAATTCCTCAAACAGTTCCTCGGATATCTGAATCGTCTTCATGGTTCTCCTCCCGTGGCAAAGTGTGTTCTTGGGTCGATGCAGCGTCGGGCTGCACGCGATCACCTCTCGGAAAGCATACGAAACGAATCCGTACGCAGCCAAACCGTTGGCCCGGTCATGTCATCGGCGCCGAACGCAATCATGCATAGGCGAGATTGAGAATCGAATTGATGAGGACCACGGCGACGGAGACGGCAATGGTCAGCTTGCCGCTGGTGTGGTTGGACCTCGACCAGGAGAGGAAACCGAGGACCAGTCCCGCCAGGCCGAGGGCATTGGCGACGGCCAGGAACACGGCAATGTTTCCGATGAGGTCGGGCTGGGCCTGCATGGCGATCAGCCGCACCCGGTTGGCGCCCTGGCCGATGAGACCCCATGGCATGCTGGCGTCCGTCGCCTCGTTCTCGGTGCTGACGGTGTTGTAGTTGTAGATACTGCCGGCCGCCAGCAGGGCCTGCCCGCCGATAAAGACCCACGCCAGCAGGACCAGCGAGAGACTTCGGGTGCGTCGCTTCTTGTTGTCGTGTGTTGCAGACATCGTTCGTCTCCCTGAAAAGGGGTCTCGTTCGTTTCGCAGGGGGCGCAGGGTGTCGGTTCACGTCATCACAGCCGTCCGAGACGGCCTGCAGCGATTGGGGCCAAATAAACCATAGCAATGCA is from Anaerobaca lacustris and encodes:
- a CDS encoding ABC transporter ATP-binding protein, translating into MAVISVSHISKTFDRVCAVCDLSFAVEAGSCFGLLGPNGAGKTTMMKMIYGKAARDKKCSGAIEVFGFDPARDELAIKYLSGVVPQENNLDEELNVVQNLLVYAKFYGLARRVARERIESLLAFLELSEKAGSKIRELSGGMKRRLVIARALLNEPRLLILDEPTTGLDPQVRHLIWEKLRRLRNGGTTILLTTHYMEEAFQICDRVLIMDKGRKVMEDQPQRLMEQNIERYVLEVSQEQAAAVIGGRELPAAVRADDAQGISRFYSDDLDGLKVVAAMLDGHPYYLRQANLEDVFLKATGRALNEKQ
- a CDS encoding ABC transporter permease gives rise to the protein MRSNEAVRYPGLAWRLYSVWYRHMRVYTKNLASNGLPPFLEPLLFLAGVGLGLGRYITESMDGMSYLTFLGTGLLVTTAMFTASFECTYATFIRLEFDKVYDGMLAAPITVNNLIVGEILWAGTKGLFFSFAVLCILTPFGIVHFPQALSAPLVGFLTGVMFASMSLLVTSFVKTINHFNFYMTGFLSPMFFFSGVVFPIGNLPRPLQWMAEVVPLTHSVRLVRAACVGRYEVALLADLAYIAVFVAVFGTLAVRRLRGRLVS
- a CDS encoding Na+/H+ antiporter NhaC family protein; protein product: MTRWGRRIAGDTTTNGQIRHEDALKADGTARIAVAVTVFAGVCALAAWSGRADNAETHAAWYSIAPPLLAIVLAFLTRHVMLSLGVAILVGGFLSAVPQAPASGHAWTQGVVATASYLTTTLSSGTNLLILSFIPPIFTLVEIVVASGGFAGIVVWLLRRVRSRQSAQLATATMGLLCFIDDYANAIIVGSMMQPITDRFRTSRAKLAFLVDATSAPVSGLAVVSTWIAYEVGLFADVSVHLGMGKTGYAMFFDALSYRFYCLLMLVFVFAHVLTGRDFGPMRTAERRMPAEGGVGTADTEQAVQPLVAGRALNALLPLGGLVAFHITGLWIDGAGPARLADGGSPLSWDYWREVISASEHSHFILMCAALFGMVLAALCGRLSGSLAPSALPGCVVRGVRRALLPSIVLVLAWSLKHCCQHLGTGDFLTGLLAGRIPPHWFAPLLFLVASLTSFATGTSWGTMAILIPTAIPIAFALDGNAYGLTTTISLGAILDGAIFGDHCSPISDTTIISSVASSCDLVEHVRTQLPYSLAVAAIALVVAYIPCSLGLASTWGLTLGAATVLLVLLIVGRRIHCAE